From Triticum aestivum cultivar Chinese Spring chromosome 4A, IWGSC CS RefSeq v2.1, whole genome shotgun sequence, a single genomic window includes:
- the LOC123085693 gene encoding pentatricopeptide repeat-containing protein At1g08070, chloroplastic, translating to MLTVSLLDAQLARCSSARHLLQIHGQFIASGLLADAFAASRLLLFTSATRLLPLPIHHSFRLLRLVRCPNAFSCNTLLKAALLAGTPHVCLPLYTSLPTSPDSYTHPILAAACAARRDVNEGRQVHSHAIKHGFGDDLYLRNGLMHMYSVCGCLWDARRVFDAGPVWDAVSWNTILAAYVHAGDVDQAVGVFARMPKRNATAVSSMVSLFGRRGMVDEARGVFDEADCRDIFTWTAMISCFERNSMFAEALHMFSCMRREMWPVDEALMVSVVSACAQSEVIRNGELCHGLVIRAGLCSLLNIQNVLIHMYSCCLDVVAAWRLFDSGDCLDQFSWNSMIAGYLKNGHVENAMTLFNAMSDKDNVSWSTMISGCVQNNQSSDALAVFDNMRAQGVRPDEVTVVSVISACTNLSALEKGKSVHDYVRQNKCYISLVLGTSLIDMYMKCGYLEAAMDVFNIMEEKGAPCWNAVIVGLAMNGLVTKSLEMFSEMEASGTAIPNEITFIGVLSACRHAGLVEEGRHFFKLMQHKYRIVPNIRHYGCMVDLLGRAGYVKEAEDLIESMPMLPDVPAWGALLSACWKHGENEVGERVGRKLVNLDPRHDGFHTMLSNIYAKEGMWQSVNDLRDSMKQRHVSKVSGYSVVEMSHS from the coding sequence ATGCTCACGGTGTCTCTCCTAGACGCGCAACTCGCTCGGTGCTCCTCCGCGCGCCATCTCCTCCAGATTCACGGCCAGTTCATCGCCTCCGGCCTCCTCGCCGATGCcttcgccgccagccgcctcctcctcttcaCCTCCGCCACCCGCCTCCTCCCGCTCCCCATCCACCATTCGTTCCGCCTCCTCCGACTCGTCCGCTGTCCCAACGCCTTCTCCTGCAACACGCTCCTCAAGGCGGCCCTGCTCGCCGGGACGCCGCACGTCTGCCTACCACTCTACACCTCCCTGCCAACGTCCCCCGACTCCTACACCCACCCCAtcctcgccgccgcctgcgccgccagGAGGGACGTGAATGAAGGCAGGCAGGTGCACTCACACGCTATCAAGCACGGGTTCGGTGATGATTTGTACCTCAGGAACGGCCTGATGCATATGTACTCTGTTTGCGGCTGCCTCTGGGACGCACGCAGGGTGTTTGACGCAGGTCCCGTGTGGGACGCTGTTTCGTGGAACACCATCCTGGCTGCGTACGTGCATGCTGGGGATGTCGATCAGGCGGTTGGGGTGTTCGCACGGATGCCAAAGCGGAATGCCACAGCGGTGAGCTCCATGGTGTCATTGTTTGGGAGGAGGGGTATGGTGGACGAGGCAAGAGGGGTGTTTGACGAGGCCGATTGCAGGGATATTTTCACGTGGACTGCCATGATTTCTTGCTTTGAGCGGAACAGCATGTTTGCAGAGGCGTTGCACATGTTCTCCTGCATGCGTCGAGAGATGTGGCCTGTGGACGAGGCGCTGATGGTCAGCGTGGTGTCCGCTTGTGCACAGTCGGAGGTGATTCGAAATGGGGAACTATGCCATGGACTGGTTATCAGGGCTGGCCTTTGTTCGCTGCTAAATATTCAGAATGTGCTGATCCACATGTACTCATGTTGCCTGGATGTTGTTGCAGCATGGAGGTTGTTTGACAGCGGTGACTGCTTGGACCAGTTCTCCTGGAACTCAATGATAGCAGGCTATCTAAAGAATGGTCATGTCGAAAATGCAATGACATTGTTCAATGCAATGTCTGACAAGGACAATGTTTCTTGGAGTACAATGATTTCTGGTTGTGTGCAGAATAACCAATCGTCAGATGCACTCGCTGTCTTCGATAACATGCGAGCCCAGGGAGTCAGGCCGGATGAGGTTACTGTTGTTAGTGTTATATCTGCATGCACTAATCTGTCTGCTCTGGAGAAAGGAAAGTCGGTGCATGATTATGTAAGGCAAAACAAATGTTACATCAGTCTTGTACTTGGGACTAGCCTCATTGACATGTACATGAAGTGTGGATACTTGGAAGCTGCAATGGATGTTTTCAACATAATGGAAGAAAAAGGAGCACCTTGCTGGAATGCTGTAATTGTGGGGTTGGCGATGAACGGCCTTGTGACAAAATCCCTTGAGATGTTCTCAGAGATGGAAGCATCCGGCACTGCCATCCCGAATGAGATAACTTTCATCGGAGTTTTGAGTGCTTGCAGACATGCTGGCCTAGTTGAGGAGGGCCGCCACTTCTTCAAGTTGATGCAGCACAAGTACCGAATTGTGCCAAACATCAGACACTATGGATGCATGGTTGATCTTCTTGGACGTGCTGGATATGTTAAGGAGGCTGAGGATCTGATTGAGAGCATGCCCATGTTACCTGATGTTCCAGCATGGGGTGCATTGCTTAGTGCCTGCTGGAAGCATGGTGAAAATGAGGTTGGAGAAAGGGTGGGCAGGAAGCTTGTCAATCTGGATCCTCGCCATGACGGATTTCACACTATGTTATCTAACATATATGCTAAAGAGGGGATGTGGCAATCAGTAAATGACCTAAGGGACTCCATGAAGCAACGACATGTCTCAAAAGTTTCAGGATATAGTGTCGTTGAAATGTCTCATTCTTGA